From the Achromobacter xylosoxidans A8 genome, the window TGGAAATGCGTTTGCGCCAGCTGGCCCGCCTGGAAGGGTTCAAGATCGAACAGGAACTGGCGGACAAGCGCGAGGACCAGGTGCGCCTGCAGGAACTGCTGGACAATCCCGCCTCGCTCAAGCGCCTGCTGATCAAGGAAATCGAGGCCGACGCCAAGCAGTATGGCGACGACCGCCGCACGCTGATCGAGACCGCCGAGCGCGCCGTGCTCGAAACCAAGGTGCTGGACGAACCCGTCACCGTGATCGTGTCGCAAAAGGGCTGGCTGCGCGCCCGCCAGGGCCATGGCCACGACGCCTCGCAATTCGGCTTCAAGCAGGGCGACGACCTGTACGGCGCCTTCGAGTGCCGCACGACCGACACGCTGATCGCCGTGGGCGACAACGGGCGCGTCTATTCGGTGCCGGTCGGCGGTCTGCCTTCGGCCCGCGGCGACGGCCAACCCGTCACCACCATGATCGACCTGGGCAGCGGCACGCGCATCGTCCACACGATCGCGGCCGCGCCCGACAGCCGCTGGCTGCTGGCCACGCGCGGCGGCTACGGCTTTGCCGCCAAGCTGTCCGACATGGTCAGCCGCCAGCGAGCCGGCAAGCAGTTCATCACCCTGGAAGAGGGCGACGAACTCCTGCGTCCGGTGCCGCTGTTCGCCGGCGCCAAGCAATTGGCGCTGCTCTCGCACAAGGGCAAGTTCCTGGTCTTCGGCCTGGACGAGGTCAAGACCTTGTCCGGCGGCGGCCGTGGCACCATCCTGATGGGGCTGGACGGGACCGACAAGCTGGACCAGACCGTGCCCATTGGCGCGGGCGGCCTGCGCGCTGCCGGCATCTACCGCAACAAGCACACCGAGGACATCCTGGTGGGCGATGCGCTGGCGCCGTACATCGGCAAGCGCGCGCGCAAGGGCCGGGCGCTGGACGTGCGGCCGAAGCAGCCGGTGCTGTCGCCGGTGCTGGGCTAGGCCCCGGCGGGCAGGCAAGAATGCGGCGGGCTTCGGCCCGCCGTTTTTTCGCCTGTTGACCAGCGGCGAGATCCCGGTATTTAATAGATAGACTATTCAGTCTATTAATTAAAGATGCGCAAGATCGACCCCATCAAGCAGCAGGAACGACGGAATCAGATACTGGCCGCGGCGGCGGACTGCTTTGCCGAGCAAGGCTTCCATTCGACGTCCACGGCGCAGATCTGCGCCCGCGCCGGAATGAGCCCGGGCAACCTGTTCCATTACTACGGCAGCAAGGCCGAAATCGTCGAAGCGCTGATCGCGTCGGACACGGCATCGGCGCGCGAGCTCATGCGGGAAGCGTGCGCCGCGCCGGACGCGCGGCGGGCGCTGGCGGACTGGGTCGGCGCGCAGTTGGCGCTCCATCAGGATCCGGCCTACGTCAGGCTGGGCATGGAAATCCTGGCCGAAGCCGTGCGCAACCCGCGGGTGCATGCGCTGGTGATGGAGAACGAGGCTGCACGCAAGGCCGGCCTGGTGGCGCTGTTGGAAACAATCTGGGCGCAACGCTTGCCGCCGCAGCCGCCAGCGGAAATGGCCGACACCTTGTTGCTGCTGCTGGACGGCGTCTACAGCCGTTCGGTGGTCGATCCCGCTTTTGGCGCGGTAGCGGGCAGCCGCCTGTTGGAGCAGGCCTTATTGCGCTGCCTGCCCCCTGGCAAGGCCGGGCGGGCCGCAGCCGCAGGGAGGCAGGCATGAACGCGCCGGCAACCTACGCGCGGCTGGAGCAGGTCGACGCGCTGCGCGGCTTCGCGCTGTTCGGCATCCTGGTGGTCAACATCGGCGTGTTCTCTTCGCCGTTCTATGGCGCCGGCGTCGCTGATCCCAGCTACTCGCAACCGCTGGACCTGACCGTGCGCTGGCTGATCGCCTGGCTGTTCGAGACCAAGTTCTACCTGCTGTTTTCGTTCCTGTTCGGCTACAGCTTCACCCTGCAGATGAGCGCCGCCGAGCGCAGCCAGGCGGCCTTCGCGCCGCGCTTCCTGCGGCGGCTGGCGGGCCTGGCGCTGCTGGGCTTGGCGCATGCCGTGCTGTTCTATCAAGGCGACATCCTGCTTACCTATGCGTTGTTGGGGTTGGCCCTGCTGCTGTGCCGGCGCATGGAGCCCAGGCGGGCGCTGCGCATTTCACTGTGGATCATCGTGCTGACCGCGTCGCTGTGGGCCATCATGGGGGCGTTGAGCTACCTGGATCCGGTGCCGCCGGAGTACACGGCGCAGTACTACGCGGATGCGCTGAGCGCGATCGAGGCGTACCGGGGCACCATAGGCAGCACCATCGCGCAGCATATGAAGGAGCTGACTGAGGGAGTGTGGTTCACGGTCCTGTTCGTGCAAGGGCCGTTCGCGTTCGCCATGTTCCTGGCTGGCTACGCGCTGGGCCGCCGGCATGCGCTGGCGGACCCTTGGCGCCAGCCGCGGACACTGTGGCTGCTGTGCGCGCTGGGCCTGGGGCCTGGCCTGGCGGGGTCCGCCGCTTACGCCTTCAGCGCGCTGCCATCGGCGGGTGTGGCCTGGGAATTGCCGGGGCTGGCGGCCGACCTGCTGACCGCGCCGCTGCTCAGCATGTCGTACGCCGCGGCCTTGCTGCTGGCGATGCGCACCCCGTCCGGTGCGCGGCTGGCGGGCTGGCTTGCGCCGGCCGGACGGATGGCGCTGAGCAACTACCTGATGCAGTCGGTCGTCTGCGCCTTCCTGTTCACCGCCTGGGGCCTGCGGCTGTTCGCCTCGGTTTCGCCGCTGGCGGCATTCTGCATCGCCGTGGCGATTTTCGCGGCGCAGCTGCCGCTGTCGGCATGGTGGTTGCGGCGCCATGCTTACGGCCCGGTGGAATGGTTCCTGCGCGCGCTCACCATCGGCGCATGGCCGGCCTGGCGGCGCGCGCGGGCGGACTGATCAGACCGGCTTGGCGCGCGCAGCCGGCCGACGGCGGCGCCGCCATCCCGACGGCCCTGGCGCGTCCACATGCCCGCCAACAACAGCAGCGCGGGCACGTACACCCAGAAGTCGGACCAGCGCTGCGGGTTGGGCGCCTTCACTTCCACCACGTCCCAGCCTTGTTCCCAGCCCGCGCGCTGGGCGCGGCTGCCGAAGCGCACGCCGCCGATCTGCGTCTGGTCGCCCAGGCTCATCAGCGTCAATCCCGCCTCGGCCAGGCGCTTGCGGCCGGCGTCCTGTCCGCCAGCGTTGTCGGTCAATTCAGGCAGGGCGACGGCCACGGTCTTGGTCAGCTCGTCGCCTTCCAGGTTGATGCCGCGCAGCACCACCGTCAACCGTCCATTGTCGGGCAGCGCGCCCGCGATGGCCTGCATCTCGGACGCGGGCCGGCTTTCATGGCGGGCCGCGAAATGGTCCATGAACCAGTCCGGGCGGAACAGCATGAACGTGACCAGCAGCAGCACGCCGACTTCGACCAGCGTGCAGCGCACGCGGAACCAGCGCATGGTGGCGGCGGCGAAAGTCAGCGAGGCGATGGTGGCGCCCGTCACCACCAGGGCCAGCTCCCAGCCGTAGGTGACGTCGATCAGCAGCAGCATGGGGTTGAACACGAACATGAACGGCAGGATGGCCGTGCGCGCCGCGTAGGTCACGCCCTGGATGCCGGTCTTGATCGGGTCCTCGCCCGAGATGGCGGCAGCCGCGAACGTGGCCAGCCCCACGGGCGGGGTGATGTCGGCCATGATGCCGTAATAGAAGACGAACATGTGCACGGCGATCAGCGGAATGACCAGGCCGCTCTGCGCGCCCAGTTCCACCACCACGGGCGCCATCAGCGTCGCCATCAGGATGTAGTTGGCCGTGGTCGGCATGCCGAGGCCCAGGATCAGGCAGACCACCGCCGTGAAGATCAGCATCAGCAGCACGTTGCCCATCGACACCAGCTCGACGAAGGCCGTCATGCGCAGGCCCAGGCCGGTCAGGGTAATGGCGCCGACGATCAGCCCGGCGGTGCCGCAGGCGATGGCGATGCCTATCATGTTGCGGGCGCCGTCCTCCAGGCCGCCGATCGCGTCGCGCCAGCCCTGGCGCCAGGCCGGGGCTGCCGGCTGCTTGCGGAACCAGGCGATCAGCGGACGCTGCGTCACCATCTGGAACAGCATCGCCATTGCCGCCCAGAACGCCGAGAGGCCGGCCGACAGTTCTTCCACGCTCAGGCACCAGACCAGGATGCCGATGGGAATCAGGAAGTAGAGCCCGGCGCGCACCGTGGGCCAGGGCTGCGGGCGTACCGGATGGTTGATGTCGATATCCTGGGGCAGATCGGGATGGCGCGCCGCGATGCGCAGCAGCCATAGATAGAGCGCCGCCAGGATGGCCAGCAGCACCCAGATGGCCGCGGCGCCCGCCATGGCCTGCACGCCCGTGCCTATCCAGTAGGCGGCGCCCATCACCAGCAAGGTGCCGCTGATGCCCATGCCCCATCCGGCCAACTTCTGCAGCGGCGTACGGGCCGGACCCGAGGCCATCATGGGCTGGATCCCCAGTTTCAGGGCTTCCAGGTGGACGATGTAGAACAGCGCGATGTACGAGATCGAGGCCGGCAGGATCGCGTGGCGGATGATGTCGGTATAAGGGATGCCGACGTATTCGATCATCAGGAAGGCGGCGGCGCCCATTACGGGCGGCATGATCTGTCCGTTGACGGACGAGGCGGTCTCGATCGCTCCCGCGCGCACGCCGCCGTAGCCGGCCTTCTTCATGAGGGGAATGGTGAAGATGCCGCCCGTCACCACGTTGGCCACCGACGACGCCGACACCAGGC encodes:
- a CDS encoding TetR/AcrR family transcriptional regulator, which produces MRKIDPIKQQERRNQILAAAADCFAEQGFHSTSTAQICARAGMSPGNLFHYYGSKAEIVEALIASDTASARELMREACAAPDARRALADWVGAQLALHQDPAYVRLGMEILAEAVRNPRVHALVMENEAARKAGLVALLETIWAQRLPPQPPAEMADTLLLLLDGVYSRSVVDPAFGAVAGSRLLEQALLRCLPPGKAGRAAAAGRQA
- a CDS encoding DUF418 domain-containing protein, which codes for MNAPATYARLEQVDALRGFALFGILVVNIGVFSSPFYGAGVADPSYSQPLDLTVRWLIAWLFETKFYLLFSFLFGYSFTLQMSAAERSQAAFAPRFLRRLAGLALLGLAHAVLFYQGDILLTYALLGLALLLCRRMEPRRALRISLWIIVLTASLWAIMGALSYLDPVPPEYTAQYYADALSAIEAYRGTIGSTIAQHMKELTEGVWFTVLFVQGPFAFAMFLAGYALGRRHALADPWRQPRTLWLLCALGLGPGLAGSAAYAFSALPSAGVAWELPGLAADLLTAPLLSMSYAAALLLAMRTPSGARLAGWLAPAGRMALSNYLMQSVVCAFLFTAWGLRLFASVSPLAAFCIAVAIFAAQLPLSAWWLRRHAYGPVEWFLRALTIGAWPAWRRARAD
- a CDS encoding TRAP transporter permease, giving the protein MTKEPHTPAPDLEQLVADADRGGRNAGGLAGATLAAGALIWSFFQLWYASPLPFSLNWGIFNDTEARALHLGIAMFLGYLAYPASKRSARDRMPWYDWALALMAGFCGSYLYLFYNELAGRPGQPTTMDVATAAIGLALLLEVTRRALGLPMTVLGLVFVAYALAGPWLPDVLAHRGASLERLMSHMWLTTEGVYGVALGVSVSYIFIFVLLGSMLDKCGAGNYMMQVSFALLGHLRGGPAKVAVVSSAVNGLVSASSVANVVTGGIFTIPLMKKAGYGGVRAGAIETASSVNGQIMPPVMGAAAFLMIEYVGIPYTDIIRHAILPASISYIALFYIVHLEALKLGIQPMMASGPARTPLQKLAGWGMGISGTLLVMGAAYWIGTGVQAMAGAAAIWVLLAILAALYLWLLRIAARHPDLPQDIDINHPVRPQPWPTVRAGLYFLIPIGILVWCLSVEELSAGLSAFWAAMAMLFQMVTQRPLIAWFRKQPAAPAWRQGWRDAIGGLEDGARNMIGIAIACGTAGLIVGAITLTGLGLRMTAFVELVSMGNVLLMLIFTAVVCLILGLGMPTTANYILMATLMAPVVVELGAQSGLVIPLIAVHMFVFYYGIMADITPPVGLATFAAAAISGEDPIKTGIQGVTYAARTAILPFMFVFNPMLLLIDVTYGWELALVVTGATIASLTFAAATMRWFRVRCTLVEVGVLLLVTFMLFRPDWFMDHFAARHESRPASEMQAIAGALPDNGRLTVVLRGINLEGDELTKTVAVALPELTDNAGGQDAGRKRLAEAGLTLMSLGDQTQIGGVRFGSRAQRAGWEQGWDVVEVKAPNPQRWSDFWVYVPALLLLAGMWTRQGRRDGGAAVGRLRAPSRSDQSARARRQAGHAPMVSARRNHSTGP